Proteins co-encoded in one Corynebacterium tuberculostearicum genomic window:
- a CDS encoding MarR family winged helix-turn-helix transcriptional regulator: MEQPPVKESLTLSPGYKLKELTTLLRAAMEESLGEYKITVPQFACLELLGRYSQLSNSELARGAFVSRQAMNKVIKGLEEKELVSRPQQAESGRIRRVQLTPIGAELLAQARERIFSVEKAMVHGLNIEERAQLSELITRCSCNLQKSFNPRPLGESLPSTRRLR, encoded by the coding sequence ATGGAGCAACCCCCTGTCAAGGAATCGCTAACCCTTTCGCCGGGATACAAGCTAAAAGAACTCACCACCCTTCTGCGGGCAGCGATGGAGGAATCATTAGGGGAGTATAAGATTACTGTCCCACAGTTTGCTTGCTTGGAGCTATTGGGAAGGTATTCCCAACTGTCAAACTCTGAACTGGCTAGGGGTGCCTTCGTAAGCCGTCAGGCAATGAACAAGGTGATTAAAGGTTTGGAAGAAAAGGAGCTTGTTTCTCGACCTCAACAAGCAGAATCCGGCAGGATCCGGAGGGTACAGTTAACCCCAATAGGGGCCGAACTTCTAGCCCAAGCTAGGGAAAGGATCTTTAGCGTAGAAAAAGCCATGGTTCACGGACTTAACATCGAAGAGCGAGCACAGTTATCAGAGTTAATCACCCGTTGTTCTTGTAATCTCCAGAAATCTTTCAACCCTCGCCCTTTAGGAGAGTCGCTACCGTCAACTAGGCGCCTTCGTTAG
- a CDS encoding VOC family protein — protein MTTVGPDFVALQVRDLEESAQFYEQRLGLQRSPHHPDDAIVFNTHPIPFAVRKPLPGVDLDVTSPYPGTGVALWIYVPNSQQLFDELEEYGVKVETPLNETPFGTAFSLRDPDGYLLTIHDKK, from the coding sequence ATGACTACTGTCGGACCAGACTTTGTTGCACTCCAAGTTCGCGATTTAGAAGAATCGGCACAGTTCTACGAGCAACGGCTAGGGCTGCAACGCTCTCCACACCATCCTGATGACGCAATCGTGTTCAATACGCATCCCATACCTTTCGCTGTGCGAAAGCCGCTGCCAGGGGTTGATCTCGATGTAACTTCTCCTTATCCAGGAACAGGGGTCGCATTATGGATCTACGTTCCAAATTCCCAGCAGCTATTTGATGAACTCGAGGAATACGGGGTAAAAGTCGAAACCCCCCTTAATGAAACCCCGTTTGGCACGGCCTTTAGTCTGCGAGACCCCGATGGCTATCTACTCACAATCCATGACAAAAAGTAG
- a CDS encoding MepB family protein: MKFDSFYQFMAAFNLEGTINETSDNANYESGIAELGAKTWHVRTARTTPSKPGAFVAFWQRNHEGESVPFEDSSCGDGLLVFVIQGDHRGVFQFSNQDLQRLGITSGAAPGKRGFRVYPPWCEGLNSNALKTQKQQQASFTEF, translated from the coding sequence ATGAAGTTTGATTCCTTTTACCAATTTATGGCGGCCTTTAATTTAGAGGGCACCATCAATGAAACAAGTGATAATGCGAATTATGAATCGGGAATAGCCGAGCTGGGAGCTAAAACCTGGCATGTTCGCACAGCACGCACCACGCCTTCTAAGCCGGGAGCCTTTGTAGCATTCTGGCAACGCAACCATGAAGGGGAATCCGTGCCTTTTGAAGATTCTTCCTGCGGCGACGGTCTCCTAGTCTTTGTGATTCAAGGAGATCACCGAGGTGTGTTTCAATTTAGCAATCAAGATTTACAACGTCTCGGTATTACCTCCGGAGCAGCCCCAGGAAAGAGAGGATTTAGGGTATATCCACCATGGTGTGAGGGGCTGAACTCCAACGCTTTAAAGACTCAAAAGCAGCAACAGGCATCGTTTACAGAATTCTGA
- a CDS encoding short chain dehydrogenase, translating to MGRKVAVIGATGTIGSAVADRFEKHYEVLRVSRHSTPQVDMSDVDSIRAFYKEAGPLDAIVVCAGFAPFSHLTNLSREDFSAAATGKLLGQVSLVTEGLSYLNDGGSFTLTTGILSQHPIAGSAAASMANGGVESFVTAASTELPRGQRINAVSPTVLKEATGFHSAFPGFKQVPATEVADAYIRSVEGVETGKVFQIWN from the coding sequence ATGGGAAGAAAAGTTGCCGTTATCGGTGCTACCGGAACTATCGGAAGCGCTGTTGCCGATCGTTTCGAGAAGCACTATGAGGTTCTTCGCGTTTCTCGACACTCGACTCCGCAAGTAGACATGTCTGATGTGGACTCGATTCGTGCCTTTTACAAAGAGGCTGGTCCGCTTGACGCGATTGTAGTCTGCGCAGGGTTTGCACCCTTTAGTCACCTTACGAATCTTTCTCGTGAGGATTTTTCGGCTGCAGCAACTGGAAAACTATTAGGACAAGTTAGCTTGGTTACCGAAGGGCTTTCATATCTTAACGACGGTGGATCGTTTACCCTTACGACTGGAATTTTGTCTCAGCATCCTATTGCTGGCAGTGCTGCAGCGTCTATGGCTAATGGTGGTGTTGAATCGTTTGTCACCGCAGCTAGCACTGAACTTCCACGCGGACAGAGGATTAATGCGGTAAGCCCAACGGTGCTCAAAGAAGCTACCGGTTTTCATTCTGCTTTTCCTGGGTTCAAACAAGTTCCTGCGACAGAGGTAGCCGACGCATATATACGCTCTGTAGAAGGAGTCGAAACAGGGAAGGTGTTCCAAATCTGGAACTAG